In a single window of the Notamacropus eugenii isolate mMacEug1 chromosome 4, mMacEug1.pri_v2, whole genome shotgun sequence genome:
- the LOC140500466 gene encoding otoconin-90-like, with amino-acid sequence MTRVEARKQKVKSRGQNLCEKLLCSCDQCMAAQCMAAATFNESHRFWSRSRCQENGALCEDSHHEWPLPPTGLETRSSSSEENSNEESVASLTGSFRRKNRFLGKPFDNAVSRPAHGQLFVSFISEKHHKQVRWEN; translated from the exons ATGACAAGGGTAGAAGCCAGGAAGCAAAAGGTGAAAA GTAGAGGGCAGAATCTGTGTGAGAAGCTTCTGTGCTCCTGTGATCAGTGTATGGCTGCCCAGTGTATGGCTGCTGCAACCTTCAATGAGAGTCACAGGTTCTGGAGTAGATCCAGGTGCCAGGAGAATGGAGCACTGTGTGAAGACAGTCATCATGAATGGCCTTTGCCTCCCACTGGTTTAGAAACCAGGAGCTCAAGCTCTGAAGAAAACAGCAATGAAGAGTCTGTTGCTTCCCTCACAGGGAGtttcagaagaaagaatagaTTCTTGGGAAAGCCATTTGACAATGCTGTTTCCAGGCCAGCCCACGGACAATTATTTGTTTCCTTCATCAGTGAAAAACACCATAAACAG GTGCGATGGGAAAATTGA